The genomic window ACGTCTGCGCCATTTAGCTTTTCTAGACGCAACGCATTAAAAACATTAGCAATTGGTAGTTTTGTTGCCGCAGCCCCATCATTTGCAACATCAACAAAACAAAATGATTGTCTCGCCGCTTATCATAAAACTATTCCATTTGAAGGTTTACACCAAGCGGGAGTCATTACACCAGAGCAAAAGAGTGCTTCATTTATTGCATTCAATGTCACTATAGATTCACTTGATAAACTGCAACAATTGTTCGAGATACTGACGAAAAGAATTGCCTATCTCACACAACAGCAAGTGGCTCCGGCAAATCATAATGATAAAATGCCACCAGCTGAATCAGGTATTCTTGGTACTCATATTCAGCCTGATTCACTCACTGTCACCGTATCACTTGGCGACAGCCTGTTCGACTCTAGGTTTGGTTTAGATGCAGTAAAACCTCACTATCTTGTAGAGATGACAGGCTTTCCGAATGATAGGCTTGAAAAAAATTGGTGTGGTGGTGATATTGTTTTACAGTTCTGTGCCAACAGCCAAGAAAGTGTTATTTATGCACTGCGTGATATCCTAAGTCATACAGCATCTTTCATGTCCCCTCTTTGGAAGATTGACGGTTTCCTACCTTCAAGAGACATAGATCAACGCTCAACACCAATCAATTTGTTTGGATTTAAAGACGGAACGGGTAATGCGCCAAACGATGATAAACAGCTTATGGATGAGCTTATTTGGATAACTCCAGGCAGCAAGGAGCCGGCATGGTGTACAGGTGGAACTTACCAAGCCGTTAGGCTTATTCGTTTTAATCTTGAATTTTGGGATAGAACACCACTTGAAGATCAAGAAAATGACTTTGGCCGTCATAAAAATACGGGAGCACCTATTGGGCTAAAACATGAACATGATGATCCCGAATTTACCAAAGATCCGCATGGCGACCGTATTTTATTTGATTCCCATATGCGACGCGCAGAACCACGCAATCCAGAACGTTATACCGCAAAACTAAGACGCCGTAGTTATAGTTATTCATTAGGCTTAACGCCTACGGGTTTACTTGATATGGGGCTGATTTTTGTTTCTTACCAAAAAAACCTGAAAACGGGTTTTATTGATACTCAAAAACGCCTTAATGGAGAGCCACTTGAACGCTATATTAAACCTTTCGGTGGAGGATATTACTTTGTGCTGCCAGGGGTAGAAAATGGGCAAAGTTATTTTGCGGAAGGCATGTTCAAGGCATTAAAAAATATAAAATAGGCAGTGAGTTTAACTGCAATAAATACCTCTATAAATCGTTAAAGGTACTGAGAGCAAAATTTGTTTTCAGTACCTTTCTTCTATATCGAATAGAGTATTATTATTTATGACTCTTAATCTTAAAATTCATTAAATAACAGTGATAATTTGATCTTCAGGCAAACGAGACTTGGTCAAAGTTGCATTAAAATCTTCTTTAGCGTGATACCCCAATGCCACCATTGCAATGGGTGATAATCCTTTTTCTGGTAAAGAAAATTCTTCATTAAGAATACTAAAATCCATACCTTCCATAGGAACTGCATCAACACCTAATCCAGCAACACCCAATAAAAAACA from Providencia sneebia DSM 19967 includes these protein-coding regions:
- the efeB gene encoding iron uptake transporter deferrochelatase/peroxidase subunit, which encodes MKAKPQKTSAPFSFSRRNALKTLAIGSFVAAAPSFATSTKQNDCLAAYHKTIPFEGLHQAGVITPEQKSASFIAFNVTIDSLDKLQQLFEILTKRIAYLTQQQVAPANHNDKMPPAESGILGTHIQPDSLTVTVSLGDSLFDSRFGLDAVKPHYLVEMTGFPNDRLEKNWCGGDIVLQFCANSQESVIYALRDILSHTASFMSPLWKIDGFLPSRDIDQRSTPINLFGFKDGTGNAPNDDKQLMDELIWITPGSKEPAWCTGGTYQAVRLIRFNLEFWDRTPLEDQENDFGRHKNTGAPIGLKHEHDDPEFTKDPHGDRILFDSHMRRAEPRNPERYTAKLRRRSYSYSLGLTPTGLLDMGLIFVSYQKNLKTGFIDTQKRLNGEPLERYIKPFGGGYYFVLPGVENGQSYFAEGMFKALKNIK